A region of Pseudomonas marginalis DNA encodes the following proteins:
- the thiE gene encoding thiamine phosphate synthase gives MKLRGLYAITDSQLLAGKFLAYVEAALDGGVTLLQYRDKSSDEARRLREAEKLRELCSRYKTQLTINDDFDLAARLGVGVHLGQTDGPLTPARALLGSKAIIGATCHGQIELAEQAAKEGASYVAFGRFFNSNTKPGAPAATVEMLAEARKRLHVPICVIGGITLENAGPLVAHGADLLAVVHGLFGADSTQEVTRRARAFNDLLKISV, from the coding sequence ATGAAACTACGTGGCCTTTACGCCATTACCGACAGCCAACTGTTGGCCGGCAAGTTCCTCGCCTATGTCGAAGCGGCATTGGACGGTGGCGTGACCCTGCTGCAGTACCGCGACAAAAGCAGCGACGAAGCCCGGCGCCTGCGCGAAGCGGAAAAACTGCGGGAGCTGTGCTCGCGCTACAAGACCCAGCTTACTATCAATGATGACTTCGACCTGGCCGCGCGCCTGGGCGTCGGCGTGCACCTGGGCCAGACCGATGGCCCACTGACGCCGGCCCGTGCGTTGCTCGGTTCCAAGGCGATCATCGGCGCCACCTGCCACGGCCAGATCGAACTGGCCGAACAGGCGGCAAAAGAAGGCGCCAGCTATGTCGCCTTCGGCCGCTTCTTCAATTCCAACACCAAGCCGGGCGCTCCGGCCGCCACCGTTGAAATGCTCGCCGAGGCCCGCAAGCGCCTGCATGTGCCGATCTGCGTGATCGGCGGCATCACCCTGGAAAACGCCGGACCGCTGGTGGCCCATGGTGCCGACCTGCTGGCCGTGGTCCACGGCCTGTTCGGTGCCGACAGTACCCAGGAAGTCACGCGCCGCGCCCGCGCCTTCAACGACCTTCTTAAAATTTCAGTTTAG
- a CDS encoding tetratricopeptide repeat protein, with translation MKRTGRTLVLGCLLLLQPLLAHAQAGGNSLLIPAMGRCTLNTQPDSQAEALSACQKQADGGDAQAQYELGEYYHDSKNPARDLNKALSYFEKASLQGHAQAQFQLGTMFFKGEGVPANNVQAYIVLKMAAVNGAEDALDTADEVAEHMQRDELEVATQVLGQIFRNYLLELQSADGRSPFSPLP, from the coding sequence ATGAAACGCACCGGCCGCACCCTGGTACTGGGCTGCCTGTTGCTCCTTCAGCCGCTGCTGGCACATGCCCAGGCAGGCGGCAACTCGTTGTTAATCCCAGCGATGGGTCGTTGCACCCTCAATACCCAGCCAGACAGCCAGGCCGAAGCCCTGAGCGCGTGTCAGAAACAGGCCGACGGTGGGGATGCGCAGGCGCAATACGAGTTGGGCGAGTACTACCACGACAGCAAAAACCCCGCCCGTGACCTCAACAAAGCCTTGAGCTACTTCGAGAAAGCCTCGCTGCAGGGCCACGCGCAGGCGCAGTTCCAGCTCGGCACCATGTTCTTCAAAGGCGAAGGCGTGCCGGCCAATAACGTCCAGGCCTATATCGTGCTGAAAATGGCCGCGGTCAACGGCGCCGAAGACGCGCTGGACACCGCCGACGAAGTCGCCGAGCACATGCAACGCGATGAATTGGAAGTGGCCACCCAAGTACTGGGGCAGATTTTCCGCAACTACCTGCTGGAACTGCAGAGTGCCGATGGGCGCTCGCCCTTCTCACCCCTGCCCTGA
- a CDS encoding DUF1820 family protein — protein MTKREAPIYKVIFLNQGQVFEMYAKQIYQSDLWGFLEVEEFVFGERTQLVVDPGEEKLKAQFEGVVRSFVPMHSIVRIDEVERLGTPKISEARGMSNVMPFPMPMPEK, from the coding sequence ATGACCAAACGTGAAGCTCCAATCTATAAGGTGATTTTCCTCAACCAGGGCCAGGTGTTCGAAATGTACGCCAAGCAGATCTATCAAAGTGATCTGTGGGGTTTCCTGGAAGTGGAAGAGTTCGTCTTTGGCGAGCGCACACAGCTGGTCGTCGACCCGGGCGAGGAAAAGCTCAAGGCCCAGTTCGAAGGCGTGGTGCGCAGTTTTGTGCCGATGCATTCGATCGTGCGCATCGACGAAGTCGAGCGCCTGGGCACGCCGAAGATCAGCGAAGCCCGGGGCATGAGCAATGTCATGCCGTTTCCGATGCCGATGCCTGAGAAATAG
- the hemL gene encoding glutamate-1-semialdehyde 2,1-aminomutase, which produces MSRSETLFADAQKHIPGGVNSPVRAFKSVGGTPLFFKHAEGAYVTDEDDKRYVDYVGSWGPMILGHSHPDVLDAVRRQLEHGLSYGAPTAMETEMADLVCSIVPSMEMVRMVSSGTEATMSAIRLARGFTGRDSIIKFEGCYHGHSDSLLVKAGSGALTQGVPSSAGVPAAFAKHTLTLPFNDIGAVEQMLSEVGQDVACIIVEPVAGNMNCVPPAPGFLQGLREQCDKHGVVLIFDEVMTGFRVALGGAQAHYGVTPDLSTFGKIIGGGMPVGCFGGKREIMQHIAPLGPVYQAGTLSGNPLAMAAGLTTLRLISRPGFHAELTDYTTRLLDGLQQRADAAGIPFVTTQAGGMFGLYFSGADDIVTFDDVMGSDADLFKRFFHLMLEGGVYLAPSAFEAGFTSIAHGDAELKLTLDAAERAFAALK; this is translated from the coding sequence ATGTCTCGTTCCGAAACCCTGTTTGCCGATGCCCAGAAACACATCCCCGGCGGTGTGAACTCCCCCGTGCGTGCGTTCAAAAGCGTGGGCGGCACGCCGTTGTTCTTCAAGCATGCCGAAGGCGCCTACGTCACCGACGAAGATGACAAGCGCTACGTGGATTACGTCGGCTCCTGGGGCCCGATGATCCTCGGCCACAGCCACCCCGACGTGCTGGACGCAGTGCGCAGGCAACTGGAACACGGCCTGTCCTACGGCGCACCGACCGCCATGGAAACCGAGATGGCCGATCTGGTCTGCAGCATCGTGCCGTCGATGGAGATGGTGCGCATGGTCAGCTCCGGCACCGAAGCCACCATGAGTGCGATTCGCCTGGCCCGTGGTTTCACCGGCCGCGACAGCATCATCAAGTTCGAAGGCTGCTACCACGGCCATTCCGATAGCCTGCTGGTCAAAGCCGGTTCCGGCGCGCTGACCCAAGGCGTACCCAGCTCGGCCGGCGTACCGGCAGCGTTCGCCAAACACACCCTGACCCTGCCGTTCAACGACATCGGCGCCGTCGAGCAGATGCTCAGCGAAGTCGGCCAGGACGTAGCGTGCATCATCGTCGAGCCAGTGGCCGGCAACATGAACTGCGTGCCGCCCGCCCCGGGCTTTCTGCAAGGCCTGCGCGAACAGTGCGACAAGCACGGCGTGGTGCTGATTTTCGACGAAGTGATGACCGGCTTCCGCGTTGCCCTCGGCGGTGCCCAGGCGCACTACGGCGTCACGCCGGACCTGAGCACGTTCGGCAAGATCATCGGTGGCGGCATGCCCGTGGGCTGCTTCGGCGGCAAGCGCGAGATCATGCAGCACATCGCGCCGCTGGGCCCCGTGTACCAGGCCGGCACACTCTCGGGTAACCCGCTGGCCATGGCGGCCGGCCTGACCACCCTGCGCCTGATCAGCCGCCCGGGCTTCCACGCCGAGCTGACCGACTACACCACCCGCCTGCTGGACGGCCTGCAACAGCGCGCCGACGCCGCCGGTATCCCGTTCGTGACCACGCAAGCGGGCGGCATGTTTGGCCTGTACTTCAGTGGTGCCGATGACATCGTCACCTTTGATGATGTGATGGGCAGCGATGCCGACCTATTCAAGCGCTTCTTCCACCTGATGCTGGAGGGCGGCGTGTACCTGGCACCGAGTGCCTTCGAAGCCGGCTTCACCTCGATCGCCCATGGCGATGCCGAGCTGAAACTGACACTGGATGCCGCCGAACGCGCCTTCGCCGCACTGAAATAA